From Arctopsyche grandis isolate Sample6627 chromosome 12, ASM5162203v2, whole genome shotgun sequence, one genomic window encodes:
- the LOC143920530 gene encoding ran-specific GTPase-activating protein-like, translating into MPDQVETETRTYVKSESDGENGEHDPHYEPIVSLPLVTISTNEEEEVELCKIRARLYRFDTGQHEWKERGTGDIKLLHHSERGTVRVVMRRDKTLKLCANHFITEDIQLNPHIGSDRAFNWTTPGDFADETAKQEFLAIKFGNVENANLWKSKFVEALEIVKAKRIQDKSFDEVSSDDSNSDSGDSQIEQKSLDNTDEKSSAEEKDEVVLQLSGLKLENTPAATE; encoded by the exons ATGCCAGACCAGGTAg AAACGGAGACTCGCACATATGTAAAGAGCGAAAGCGACGGTGAAAACGGAGAACACGATCCACACTATGAGCCAATCGTGAGTCTACCCCTcgtcacaatatccacaaaTGAGGAGGAAGAAGTCGAACTATGCAAAATACGAGCGAGGTTATACCGCTTCGACACCGGACAGCACGAATGGAAA GAAAGAGGCACCGGAGACATAAAACTATTGCACCACAGCGAAAGGGGTACGGTACGTGTCGTAATGAGACGCGACAAGACACTGAAGCTGTGCGCCAATCACTTCATAACCGAAGACATACAGTTGAACCCTCACATCGGATCCGATCGTGCATTCAACTGGACGACACCCGGGGACTTTGCCGACGAGACGGCCAAGCAAGAATTTCTAGCCATCAAATTTGGAAACGTTGAGA ATGCCAACTTGTGGAAGAGTAAATTCGTCGAAGCGTTAGAAATTGTGAAGGCTAAACGGATTCAGGATAAAAGCTTCGACGAGGTCTCGTCGGATGACTCCAATTCGGACAGCGGCGATAGTCAAATCGAGCAGAAATCGTTGGACAACACCGACGAAAAATCTAGCGCCGAAGAAAAGGACGAAGTGGTACTTCAACTGTCCGGTCTCAAATTGGAGAACACTCCAGCAGCTACGGAATGA
- the wbl gene encoding endoplasmic reticulum protein 29-like protein wbl, whose translation MSFSQITILLVTLTCTLAVLETSACAGCVQLTEYTFDKLISKFDVTVVKFDVAFPYGEKHESYSELAKDAKPIDQLLFAEVCIKDYGERDNEELAKRFGVKKDDYPVVKMFLKGKKEPVTFPKEKEFNADNLRIFVKEKSGVHLSLPGCLPQFDNIALKFMKAKADQRKSYLSKAEKGVAALDESKKSTGKTYQLIMQKVLEKGDTFIASENERVKKLLDGKLSVEKKKELNTKLNILLSFSEKPAAEKKKKDEF comes from the exons ATGAGTTTCAGTCAAATAACTATCCTATTAGTGACGCTGACGTGTACTTTAGCCGTTCTGGAAACTTCGGCCTGTGCAGGTTGCGTCCAGCTCACCGAATACACCTTCGACAAGCTGATCTCCAAGTTCGATGTCACCGTTGTCAAATTCGACGTGGCCTTCCCCTATGGAGAAAAGCATGAATCCTACTCCGAGCTGGCCAAAGATGCCAAGCCCATAGACCAATTGCTGTTTGCCGAAGTTTGCATCAAAGACTATGGGGAGAGGGACAACGAAGAGCTGGCTAAAAGGTTCGGTGTTAAAAAAGATGATTATCCCGTTGTTAAAATGTTCTTAAAGGGGAAAAAAGAGCCAGTTACATTTCCCAAAGAGAAGGAATTCAATGCCGATAATCTCAGAATATTCGTCAAGGAAAAATCAGGCGTTCATCTCAGCCTTCCAGGATGTTTACCACAATTTGACAACATAGCTTTGAAATTCATGAAAGCTAAAGCGGATCAGAGGAAGTCTTATTTGAGTAAAGCTGAAAAAGGAGTCGCTGCATTGGATGAATCG AAAAAATCAACTGGTAAAACCTATCAACTCATAATGCAGAAGGTTCTGGAAAAAGGCGATACGTTTATCGCTTCTGAAAATGAACGAGTCAAGAAACTGTTGGACGGAAAACTATCGGTCGAGAAGAAGAAAGAGTTGAATACTAAGTTAAATATATTGTTGAGCTTCAGCGAAAAACCAGCCGCtgaaaagaagaaaaaagatgaattttga